AAGAAACAAGATTAAAGGTTGCTGATAACACCGGCGCTAAAGAGCTTCTTTGCATCAGAGTTATGGGTGGTTCCAAGAGAAAATATGCTAACGTTGGCGATGTAATCATTGCTACTGTTAAGAAAGCAACACCCGGCGGAGTTGTGAAAAAAAGCGAAGTTGTTAAGGCTGTTATCGTAAGATCTAAAAAGGGCGTTGGCAGAGCTGACGGCTCATATATAAAATTCGACGAAAATGCGGCAGTTATTATTAAGGACGACAAGAACCCAAAAGGAACACGTATTTTCGGCCCTGTTGCAAGAGAGCTTCGTGATAAAGAATATATGAAGATTCTTTCTCTTGCACCTGAAGTACTGTAATGGGGGTATTTGAGAGATGATTAAAAAGATTCACGTTAAAAAAGGTGAAACTGTTAAGGTAATATCCGGTAAGGATAAGAACAAGACCGGTAAGGTTCTTGAAGTAATGCCAAAAACAGGTAAAATTATAGTAGAAGGCATCAACATTGCTACTAAGCACACAAAGGCTAGAAAGCAGGGCGATGTAGGCGGTATTCTGAAGAATGAAGCTCCTATCTACGCAGCAAAGGTTATGTTTGTATGCGATAAGTGCGGTAAGGCTGCAAGAGTTGGTAAGAAGATTCTTGAAGACGGTTCAAAAGTAAGATACTGCAAAAAGTGTAACGAAGTTATCGATAACTAAAAGTTTGGGAAGGAGGATTTAAAATGGCAAGATTAGAAGAATTCTACAAGAATGAAGTTGCTAAAGCACTTAAAGAAAAGTTCGGATATAAAAACGTTATGGAAATTCCAAAGCTTGATAAGATTACTATCAATATCGGCGCCGGCGATTCTAAGGACAATTCCAAACTTTTAGATGCTGCTATTGCGGAGCTTGCTATCATCACAGGTCAGCAGCCAATCGTAACAACAGCTAAGAAATCAGTTTCAAACTTTAAGGTTAGAGAAGGTATGAAGCTTGGATGTAAGGTAACCTTAAGAGGAAAGAGAATGTACGAATTCCTTGACAGATTATTCAACATCGCATTACCAAGAGTTAGAGACTTCAGAGGAATCAATCCTAACTCCTTCGACGGTAGAGGTAACTACTCTATGGGTCTTAAGGAACAGCTTATATTCCCTGAAATCGAATACGATAAAATTGAAAAGTTAAGAGGTATGGACATTAATTTTGTTACTACCGCAAAGACAGATGAAGAAGCAAAAGAGTTACTTACTCTTATGGGCGCTCCATTTGCTAAAAACTAACCTGAAGGGAGGTTCTTAAAGTGGCTAAAAAAGCGATGATTTTAAAACAACAAAGAACACCTAAGTTTTCAACAAGATTTTATAATAGATGTAAAATTTGCGGAAGACCGCATGCATATCTTAGAAAATTCGGCATCTGCAGAATTTGTTTCAGAGAACTAGCATATAAAGGAC
This is a stretch of genomic DNA from Clostridia bacterium. It encodes these proteins:
- the rplN gene encoding 50S ribosomal protein L14 translates to ETRLKVADNTGAKELLCIRVMGGSKRKYANVGDVIIATVKKATPGGVVKKSEVVKAVIVRSKKGVGRADGSYIKFDENAAVIIKDDKNPKGTRIFGPVARELRDKEYMKILSLAPEVL
- the rplX gene encoding 50S ribosomal protein L24; amino-acid sequence: MIKKIHVKKGETVKVISGKDKNKTGKVLEVMPKTGKIIVEGINIATKHTKARKQGDVGGILKNEAPIYAAKVMFVCDKCGKAARVGKKILEDGSKVRYCKKCNEVIDN
- the rplE gene encoding 50S ribosomal protein L5 translates to MARLEEFYKNEVAKALKEKFGYKNVMEIPKLDKITINIGAGDSKDNSKLLDAAIAELAIITGQQPIVTTAKKSVSNFKVREGMKLGCKVTLRGKRMYEFLDRLFNIALPRVRDFRGINPNSFDGRGNYSMGLKEQLIFPEIEYDKIEKLRGMDINFVTTAKTDEEAKELLTLMGAPFAKN
- a CDS encoding type Z 30S ribosomal protein S14, whose translation is MAKKAMILKQQRTPKFSTRFYNRCKICGRPHAYLRKFGICRICFRELAYKGQIPGVKKASW